One segment of Micromonospora parathelypteridis DNA contains the following:
- a CDS encoding TetR/AcrR family transcriptional regulator, with amino-acid sequence MTRRRRAGGEKRTAVLDAVAAVLAARGYENTRFADVSAAAGVAISTLQTYFGSREDMVIEAMQVFTDREVDALQAVSAAEADPWRRLVALVDRSLHNSESTRQVLVEFWRSAMRDDELRAYSAEVETRYRAPFLAAVREGAEQGAFTLAHDAEPVTDFLLAALAGLIVSRVQHPATPSPANFRDVLLTQLRLMLGVQGADSSTRTD; translated from the coding sequence ATGACCCGTAGAAGGCGTGCCGGCGGAGAGAAACGGACCGCCGTTCTCGACGCCGTGGCAGCCGTGCTCGCTGCCCGTGGATACGAGAACACGCGGTTCGCCGACGTATCAGCGGCTGCCGGGGTCGCGATCAGCACCCTCCAGACCTACTTCGGTTCGCGCGAGGACATGGTCATCGAAGCCATGCAGGTGTTCACCGACCGGGAGGTGGATGCCCTGCAAGCCGTGTCCGCCGCCGAAGCCGACCCGTGGCGACGACTGGTCGCGCTGGTGGACCGGAGTCTGCACAACTCGGAGAGCACCCGGCAGGTTCTGGTCGAATTCTGGCGATCTGCGATGCGCGACGACGAACTCCGCGCCTACAGTGCCGAAGTGGAGACGCGTTACCGGGCGCCCTTCCTGGCCGCCGTACGGGAGGGCGCTGAGCAGGGCGCGTTCACGCTGGCCCACGACGCCGAGCCGGTGACGGACTTCCTGCTCGCGGCTCTGGCCGGTCTGATCGTCTCGCGCGTCCAGCACCCTGCCACGCCGTCACCCGCGAACTTTCGCGACGTCCTGCTCACCCAGCTCAGGCTGATGCTGGGCGTCCAGGGCGCGGATTCCAGTACCCGAACGGATTGA
- a CDS encoding GDSL-type esterase/lipase family protein has protein sequence MIWAASFRTAVISPYEQLQFSEPRGFADQTVRQVLHLAGGGAALRVRLTNRFGRTPLTIGAATVAVGDRRAVLTVGGAGRWVVPAGGEAVTDQVDLPVVAGDDLVVSLYLPEPTGLATHSHKPAERALIATGEHVTSAVFPATEQPEARYFISGVDVLAPADTAVAVAFGDSWFEGVGTTIGANRRSVDVLNRRLERGWVVNQGIAGNRLLRDTVGEHGLGRFDRDVLSTPAVTHVLVHFGINDLGLPGMLGEPPVSAGDLIEGFRALADRAHGAGLRILAATIGPFAGAQPGISTPDGLAVRREVNDWIRTTDAFDAVFDVARAVADPDAPDHIRPALDSGDGMHLNDRGAETMAQAVDLGVLAL, from the coding sequence ATGATCTGGGCGGCGAGTTTCCGGACGGCGGTGATCAGTCCCTACGAGCAGCTCCAGTTCAGCGAACCGCGTGGCTTCGCCGACCAGACCGTTCGCCAGGTGCTGCACCTGGCCGGCGGCGGGGCCGCTCTTCGCGTACGGCTGACGAATCGCTTCGGTCGTACCCCGTTGACCATCGGGGCGGCGACGGTGGCCGTTGGCGACCGGCGGGCCGTGCTCACCGTCGGCGGCGCCGGGCGGTGGGTCGTCCCGGCTGGCGGGGAGGCCGTGACCGATCAGGTCGACCTTCCCGTGGTGGCCGGCGACGATCTGGTCGTGAGCCTCTACCTTCCGGAGCCGACCGGGCTGGCCACCCACTCCCACAAGCCGGCCGAACGCGCCCTGATAGCCACCGGGGAGCACGTCACGTCGGCCGTCTTCCCAGCGACCGAGCAGCCCGAGGCTCGTTACTTCATCTCGGGTGTCGACGTGCTCGCCCCGGCGGACACGGCCGTGGCGGTGGCCTTCGGCGACTCCTGGTTCGAGGGGGTCGGCACCACGATCGGCGCGAACCGTCGTTCCGTCGACGTCCTCAACCGACGTCTCGAGCGAGGATGGGTCGTCAACCAGGGCATCGCCGGGAACCGCCTCCTGCGCGACACCGTCGGCGAACACGGATTGGGACGCTTCGACCGTGACGTCCTCTCGACACCGGCCGTGACCCACGTTCTGGTCCACTTCGGTATCAACGATCTGGGCCTACCCGGCATGCTGGGCGAACCTCCGGTCAGCGCCGGCGACCTCATCGAGGGCTTCCGCGCGCTGGCCGACCGCGCCCACGGCGCCGGCCTGCGGATTCTCGCCGCCACCATCGGTCCCTTCGCGGGCGCCCAGCCCGGAATCAGCACACCCGACGGACTCGCCGTCCGACGGGAGGTGAACGACTGGATCCGTACGACCGATGCCTTCGACGCCGTCTTCGACGTGGCGCGGGCCGTCGCCGACCCGGACGCCCCCGACCACATCCGCCCCGCGCTGGACAGCGGCGACGGCATGCACCTCAACGACAGGGGCGCCGAGACGATGGCCCAGGCCGTGGATCTGGGCGTTCTCGCGCTCTAG
- a CDS encoding DNA polymerase III subunit delta' has translation MPEVFADLVGQDEAVVELRRAAAAAAAVLRVGAADRTPALITAGPADAAESARTAGDGDPGGVDPSAGMTHAWIFTGPPGSGRSVAARAFAAALQCVHGTGCGECPGCHTTMGGTHADVRLVVPEGLSIGVSEMRALVLRAASTPSGGRWQVVVIEDADRLTEAAGNALLKAIEEPPPRTVFLLCAPSTHPDDISVTIRSRCRVVPLRQPPADAVAEVLARRDGIAPDVAQWAAAAAQGHVGRARRLARDPEARKRREAVLAVPRRLTGIGAAFDAASALIEAAEAEAEASVTEADTAERAALETALGAGGTGRGAAGAMRGAAGQLKELEKRQKSRATRAQRDALDRALVDLAGFYRDALTMALGAPVAPVHTDTAALAGAGAQKWDAEGSLRRLEAVLACRVAIETNVKPRIAVEAMMLALWKG, from the coding sequence ATGCCGGAGGTCTTCGCCGACCTGGTCGGTCAGGACGAGGCGGTGGTCGAGCTGCGCCGGGCCGCCGCCGCCGCGGCTGCCGTGCTGCGCGTTGGCGCGGCCGACCGGACACCCGCGCTGATCACCGCCGGCCCGGCCGACGCTGCCGAGTCGGCGCGCACGGCCGGCGATGGCGATCCCGGCGGGGTGGACCCGTCCGCCGGGATGACGCACGCCTGGATCTTCACCGGGCCGCCCGGCTCCGGCCGTTCGGTCGCCGCGCGGGCGTTCGCCGCCGCTCTGCAGTGCGTGCACGGCACCGGCTGCGGCGAGTGCCCTGGCTGCCACACCACGATGGGCGGCACCCACGCCGACGTCCGGCTGGTGGTGCCGGAGGGGCTCTCCATCGGTGTCAGCGAGATGCGCGCGCTGGTGCTCCGGGCGGCCAGCACCCCGTCCGGCGGGCGCTGGCAGGTGGTGGTCATCGAGGACGCCGACCGGCTCACCGAGGCCGCCGGCAACGCGCTGCTCAAGGCGATCGAGGAGCCACCACCGCGTACGGTCTTCCTGCTCTGCGCCCCCTCCACCCACCCGGACGACATCTCGGTGACCATCCGGTCGCGCTGTCGGGTCGTACCCCTGCGGCAGCCGCCGGCCGACGCGGTGGCCGAGGTGCTGGCTCGTCGGGACGGCATCGCGCCCGACGTGGCGCAGTGGGCGGCGGCGGCCGCGCAGGGGCACGTGGGGCGGGCCCGCAGGCTGGCCCGCGACCCGGAGGCCCGCAAACGGCGCGAGGCGGTGCTCGCGGTGCCGCGCCGGTTGACCGGTATCGGCGCGGCGTTCGACGCGGCGTCCGCGCTGATCGAGGCAGCCGAGGCGGAGGCCGAGGCGTCGGTCACCGAGGCCGACACGGCCGAGCGGGCGGCGCTGGAGACCGCCCTCGGCGCGGGTGGCACCGGCCGGGGCGCGGCCGGCGCGATGCGGGGTGCCGCCGGGCAGCTCAAGGAGTTGGAGAAGCGGCAGAAGTCCCGCGCCACCCGCGCCCAACGGGACGCACTGGACCGGGCGCTGGTCGACCTGGCCGGCTTCTACCGGGACGCGCTCACCATGGCGCTGGGCGCGCCCGTCGCCCCGGTGCACACCGACACCGCCGCGCTGGCCGGTGCTGGCGCGCAGAAGTGGGACGCCGAGGGGTCGCTGCGCCGGCTGGAAGCCGTGCTCGCCTGCCGGGTGGCGATCGAGACGAACGTCAAGCCGCGGATCGCGGTGGAGGCGATGATGCTCGCCCTCTGGAAGGGCTGA
- a CDS encoding YbaB/EbfC family nucleoid-associated protein → MPRGEIDEAWIEEAVRRYRRIESLQAEFDQAVSTVEVTVRSPDGLVEVVVTAGGRITDVRFLGPLHSRSPRDVAGSVQAAVTAAADAAEWAREKLHNETFAAYRPLAGA, encoded by the coding sequence ATGCCGCGGGGGGAGATCGACGAAGCCTGGATCGAGGAGGCGGTGCGGCGATACCGCCGGATCGAGTCGCTCCAGGCCGAGTTCGACCAGGCGGTGTCCACCGTCGAGGTGACCGTCCGGTCGCCGGACGGCCTGGTCGAGGTGGTGGTCACCGCCGGTGGGCGGATCACCGACGTCCGGTTCCTCGGCCCGCTGCACAGCCGCAGCCCGCGAGACGTGGCCGGCTCCGTGCAGGCCGCGGTCACCGCGGCGGCCGATGCCGCCGAGTGGGCTCGAGAAAAGCTGCACAACGAGACGTTCGCCGCCTACCGACCGCTCGCGGGAGCCTGA
- the tmk gene encoding dTMP kinase — translation MRPFRRLWIVLGAASFGDWLGLLATSVFAASQVQGSTAKGAAFGGVIAIRLLPALVLGPIAGVLADRFDRRWTMVICDVLRFVLFASIPMVALAGASGGMVVLWATIATFLIESITLIWIPAKEAAVPNLIPRARLEAANQLTLITTYGLTPILAALVAAALDRSVRAIVAGGDLGWAEPAQLALWVNSFSRLATALVVAFGIKEISQAQTGERQRTEQSMRRQFAEGWKYIGQTRLVRGLVLGIFGAFAGGGIVIGTAKFFAASLGAGDAAFFLLFGAIFIGLALGIGLGPMVVKEMSRRRWFGMSIVLASAAVMTLAFAIHLSMAIVGAILVGAGAGMAFLAGTTLLGGEIKDEVRGRVFAVVQIGTRLVLILAIGLSSLLVGVGGSRKLEIADLGISISSTRLLLLAAGAAGIFAGISAFGQMDDKKGVPVLADLWGSIRGRPLMPSEPFVSAGLFVVFEGGEGAGKSTQLAALADRLRGQGREVVVTREPGATAVGQRIRSMVLDTSGDEAPSPRAEALLYAADRAHHVAAVVRPALVRGGVVISDRYVDSSLAYQGAGRTLPVDEVSWLSSWATGGLKPDLVVLLDVEPRTGLSRVASRNTGTDRLEAESIAFHERVRYAFLDLAAADPKRYLVLDASRPADALTGLVVRRVEEMLGSPGGIVHPRPAQGPDTSVQPELSDAELVTMEHKT, via the coding sequence ATCCGGCCGTTCCGGCGGCTCTGGATCGTGCTCGGCGCGGCCTCCTTCGGGGACTGGCTCGGCCTGCTGGCCACCTCGGTCTTCGCCGCCTCCCAGGTGCAGGGCAGCACCGCGAAGGGCGCGGCCTTCGGTGGCGTCATCGCCATCCGGCTGCTGCCCGCGCTGGTGCTCGGGCCGATCGCCGGTGTGCTCGCCGACCGGTTCGACCGACGCTGGACGATGGTCATCTGCGACGTGCTCCGGTTCGTCCTGTTCGCGTCGATCCCGATGGTGGCGCTGGCCGGTGCCAGCGGCGGGATGGTGGTCCTCTGGGCGACCATCGCCACCTTCCTGATCGAGTCGATCACCCTGATCTGGATCCCGGCCAAGGAGGCCGCGGTCCCCAACCTGATCCCGCGCGCCCGGCTGGAGGCGGCCAACCAGCTCACGCTGATCACCACGTACGGCCTCACCCCGATCCTCGCGGCGCTGGTGGCCGCGGCGCTCGACCGCAGCGTCCGGGCCATCGTCGCCGGCGGCGACCTCGGCTGGGCGGAGCCCGCCCAGCTCGCGCTCTGGGTCAACTCCTTCTCCCGGCTGGCCACCGCCCTCGTGGTGGCGTTCGGGATCAAAGAGATCAGCCAGGCGCAGACCGGCGAACGGCAGCGCACCGAGCAGAGCATGCGGCGCCAGTTCGCCGAGGGCTGGAAGTACATCGGCCAGACCCGGCTCGTCCGCGGCCTGGTGCTCGGCATCTTCGGCGCGTTCGCCGGCGGCGGCATCGTGATCGGCACGGCCAAGTTCTTCGCCGCCTCGCTCGGCGCCGGCGACGCCGCCTTCTTCCTGCTCTTCGGCGCCATCTTCATCGGCCTCGCGCTCGGCATCGGGCTCGGCCCGATGGTCGTCAAGGAGATGTCCCGGCGCCGCTGGTTCGGCATGAGCATCGTCCTGGCCAGCGCCGCCGTGATGACCCTCGCCTTCGCCATCCACCTGTCCATGGCGATCGTCGGCGCGATCCTGGTTGGTGCCGGCGCCGGCATGGCCTTCCTGGCCGGCACCACCCTGCTCGGCGGCGAGATCAAGGACGAGGTACGCGGTCGGGTCTTCGCCGTGGTGCAGATCGGCACCCGGCTGGTGCTGATCCTGGCCATCGGGCTGAGCAGCCTGCTGGTCGGCGTCGGTGGCTCCCGCAAGTTGGAGATCGCCGACCTCGGCATCTCCATCTCCTCCACCCGGCTGCTGCTTCTCGCCGCCGGCGCCGCCGGCATCTTTGCCGGGATCAGCGCGTTCGGCCAGATGGACGACAAGAAGGGCGTCCCCGTCCTGGCCGACCTCTGGGGCTCGATCCGGGGCCGTCCGCTGATGCCCTCCGAGCCGTTCGTCTCCGCCGGGCTGTTCGTGGTGTTCGAGGGCGGCGAGGGAGCCGGCAAGTCCACCCAGCTCGCCGCGCTCGCCGATCGGCTGCGCGGCCAGGGGCGCGAGGTCGTGGTCACCCGCGAGCCCGGGGCCACCGCGGTCGGGCAGCGGATCCGGTCGATGGTGCTGGACACCTCCGGCGACGAAGCGCCCTCGCCGCGGGCCGAGGCGTTGCTGTACGCCGCCGACCGGGCACACCACGTGGCCGCCGTGGTCCGGCCCGCGCTGGTCCGGGGCGGCGTGGTCATCAGCGACCGGTACGTCGACTCGTCCCTGGCGTACCAGGGTGCCGGCCGGACACTGCCCGTCGACGAGGTCTCCTGGCTCTCCTCCTGGGCCACCGGTGGGCTCAAGCCCGACCTGGTGGTGCTGCTGGACGTCGAGCCGCGCACCGGCCTGTCCCGGGTGGCTTCCCGCAACACCGGCACCGACCGGCTGGAGGCCGAGTCGATCGCGTTCCACGAGCGCGTCCGGTACGCCTTCCTCGACCTCGCGGCCGCCGACCCGAAGCGTTACCTGGTTCTCGACGCGTCCCGGCCCGCCGATGCGCTCACCGGGCTGGTGGTCCGGCGTGTCGAGGAGATGCTCGGCAGCCCGGGCGGCATCGTGCACCCGCGCCCGGCGCAGGGCCCGGACACCTCGGTGCAGCCTGAGTTATCCGACGCGGAGCTTGTGACGATGGAGCACAAGACCTGA
- a CDS encoding NADPH:quinone reductase codes for MRAAWYDRQGPAREVLQVGELPDPSPGAGEVRVRVSVSGIHVGDLGKRQGWWGSTMSFPRVVPHGDGAGVIDAVGPGVDPARVGERVWVFLAQSYRPFGTAAEYTVVPAGHAVTLPDEVPYEQAAGLGIPGITAHRAIFGDGPVTGQRVLVTGALGAVGRAALAVARRGGATVIATVRKPEQIEPALAAGAHHAVDSAGGDLVARILDVTGGEPVDRVAELAFDVNLATNLEILRYGGVVAAYATGEAEPRIPFWPLGFKNITVRFLSNDDFPEPANQAAAADLTAALVAGDLRYPIAARLPLAEIAQAHELVERASAGGRVVVDVDGSTGRP; via the coding sequence ATGCGCGCAGCCTGGTACGACCGGCAGGGCCCGGCCCGCGAGGTTCTCCAGGTCGGTGAGTTGCCCGATCCGTCGCCGGGTGCCGGCGAGGTCCGGGTCCGGGTGTCGGTCTCTGGAATCCACGTCGGTGACCTGGGTAAACGGCAGGGCTGGTGGGGGTCCACCATGTCGTTCCCCCGGGTGGTGCCGCACGGCGACGGGGCCGGAGTGATCGACGCCGTCGGGCCGGGTGTCGATCCGGCACGGGTCGGTGAGCGGGTCTGGGTGTTTCTCGCCCAGTCGTACCGCCCGTTCGGCACGGCGGCCGAGTACACCGTGGTGCCGGCCGGGCACGCCGTGACGCTGCCCGATGAGGTGCCGTACGAGCAGGCGGCCGGACTCGGCATCCCGGGCATCACGGCCCACCGGGCGATCTTCGGCGACGGGCCGGTGACCGGCCAGCGCGTCCTGGTCACCGGAGCCCTCGGGGCGGTCGGGCGGGCCGCGTTGGCGGTGGCCCGCAGGGGCGGAGCCACGGTGATCGCGACGGTCCGCAAGCCGGAGCAGATCGAGCCGGCATTGGCGGCGGGCGCGCACCACGCGGTGGACTCGGCCGGCGGCGACCTGGTCGCCCGGATCCTCGACGTCACCGGTGGGGAGCCGGTCGACCGGGTGGCCGAGCTGGCCTTCGACGTCAACCTCGCGACCAACCTGGAGATCCTGAGGTACGGCGGTGTGGTCGCGGCGTACGCGACCGGGGAGGCCGAGCCGCGGATCCCGTTCTGGCCGCTGGGCTTCAAGAACATCACGGTCCGGTTCCTCAGCAACGACGACTTCCCGGAGCCGGCGAACCAGGCCGCGGCGGCCGACCTGACAGCCGCGCTGGTCGCCGGTGACCTGCGCTACCCCATCGCCGCCCGGCTGCCGCTGGCGGAGATCGCGCAGGCACACGAACTGGTCGAGAGGGCTTCCGCCGGAGGCCGGGTCGTGGTGGACGTCGACGGATCGACGGGACGACCATGA
- a CDS encoding D-arabinono-1,4-lactone oxidase produces MAGTAPLTPGWSNWAGNQRGSATAILRPGSPTDVAEAVRSTAAAGGRIRVTGSGHSFTAVALADDRRMDLSDLATMVSVDVAQRLVTVPAGMTLHALNGLLARHGLALPNLGDIDAQTVAGAISTGTHGTGAAYGCLSTFVEAITLVTGTGEVLRCSADEHPDVLAAAQVSLGALGVLVEVTLRCVDAFVLHAHERPAELADVLGDLPALIGGHDHVEFYWFPYTTRVQVKTNDQVPANDRPLSRWRGWLDDDFLANTVFAGACRLGRAVPALAPGISAVSARALTERRYTGRSDRVFCTPRRVRFVEMEYGLPREALPEALAALQRIVDGLPFKVLFPVEVRFTAADDIWLSHGYGRDNAYIAVHQYVGMPYEPYFRAFEEVATGLGGRPHWGKLHYRDAASLAAAYPRFADFQAVRDRLDPHRVFSNPHLTHVLGA; encoded by the coding sequence ATGGCCGGCACCGCACCGCTCACCCCCGGGTGGTCCAACTGGGCCGGCAACCAGCGTGGCAGCGCCACCGCGATCCTGCGCCCCGGCTCGCCGACGGACGTCGCAGAAGCCGTCCGATCGACCGCGGCTGCCGGCGGTCGGATCCGCGTGACCGGCAGCGGCCACTCGTTCACCGCCGTCGCGCTCGCCGACGACCGCCGGATGGACCTGTCCGATCTGGCCACCATGGTCAGCGTCGACGTAGCGCAGCGGCTGGTCACCGTACCGGCGGGAATGACCCTGCACGCACTCAACGGCCTGCTCGCCCGGCACGGTCTCGCGCTGCCCAACCTCGGTGACATCGACGCGCAGACCGTCGCTGGCGCGATCTCCACGGGCACCCACGGCACCGGCGCCGCCTACGGATGTCTGTCCACCTTCGTCGAGGCGATCACCCTGGTCACCGGCACCGGCGAGGTGCTGCGCTGCTCCGCCGACGAACATCCCGACGTCCTCGCCGCCGCCCAGGTGTCACTCGGCGCTCTCGGCGTCCTGGTCGAGGTGACCCTGCGCTGTGTGGACGCCTTCGTGCTGCACGCGCATGAACGCCCGGCCGAGCTGGCCGACGTGCTCGGCGACCTGCCCGCGCTGATCGGCGGGCACGACCATGTCGAGTTCTACTGGTTCCCCTACACCACGCGGGTCCAGGTCAAGACCAACGACCAGGTGCCCGCGAACGACCGGCCACTGTCCCGCTGGCGCGGCTGGTTGGACGACGATTTCCTCGCCAACACCGTCTTCGCGGGCGCCTGCCGGCTCGGCCGGGCCGTGCCCGCGCTGGCCCCGGGGATCAGTGCGGTCTCCGCTCGCGCCCTCACCGAGCGTCGGTACACCGGGCGCTCCGACCGGGTGTTCTGCACCCCGCGTCGGGTCCGCTTCGTGGAGATGGAGTACGGCCTGCCCCGCGAGGCGCTGCCCGAGGCGCTCGCCGCGCTCCAGCGGATCGTGGACGGGCTGCCGTTCAAGGTGCTCTTCCCGGTGGAGGTGCGGTTCACCGCCGCCGACGACATCTGGCTCTCGCACGGCTACGGGCGGGACAACGCCTACATCGCCGTGCACCAGTACGTCGGCATGCCGTACGAGCCGTACTTCCGGGCCTTCGAGGAGGTGGCCACCGGACTGGGTGGCCGCCCGCACTGGGGCAAGCTGCACTACCGCGATGCCGCCTCGCTGGCCGCCGCCTACCCCCGGTTCGCGGACTTCCAGGCCGTCCGCGACCGCCTGGACCCCCATCGCGTCTTCAGCAACCCGCACCTGACCCACGTCCTCGGCGCCTGA
- a CDS encoding TetR/AcrR family transcriptional regulator, whose product MLDACAELVDEVGYEGLTTTLLAERAEVAIGSVYQFFPDKRAIVQALTLRTMESYLQRLDERFASDEMTHWWDGVDAGIDEYITMHRTVPGFRTLHFGDVVDLHLLDEQRDNNGVIADQLAQVLTERFGLTDVPKLRFVLEIAVEAADALIKLAFRRKSDGDERVLLEAKALIREYLHRQVDGPDSDRSNAVQAEATQPA is encoded by the coding sequence ATGTTGGATGCCTGCGCCGAACTCGTCGACGAGGTGGGGTACGAGGGGCTGACCACGACCCTGCTCGCCGAGCGAGCAGAAGTGGCGATCGGGTCGGTCTACCAGTTCTTCCCGGACAAACGGGCGATCGTGCAGGCGTTGACCCTGCGCACGATGGAGTCCTACCTCCAGCGCCTCGACGAGCGGTTCGCCTCCGACGAGATGACCCACTGGTGGGATGGCGTCGACGCGGGGATCGACGAGTACATCACGATGCACCGCACCGTCCCCGGCTTCCGTACTCTGCACTTCGGCGACGTGGTCGACCTGCACCTGCTCGACGAGCAGCGGGACAACAACGGCGTGATCGCCGACCAGTTGGCCCAGGTGCTCACCGAGCGTTTCGGGCTCACCGACGTACCGAAGCTGCGGTTCGTCCTGGAGATCGCGGTCGAGGCGGCGGACGCGCTGATCAAGCTCGCGTTCCGACGGAAGTCCGACGGTGACGAGCGGGTGCTGCTCGAGGCGAAGGCACTGATCCGGGAGTACCTGCACCGCCAGGTCGACGGCCCGGACAGCGACCGGTCCAACGCCGTTCAGGCCGAGGCGACCCAGCCGGCCTGA
- a CDS encoding antibiotic biosynthesis monooxygenase encodes MTTVEITRFRAPAERTDALLAARPAMLGDFQADRAGFLGARLIRLEAGEWLDIVFWASPEDFAESRRRGGNRPGIQAFFALIDEVISSEEGTTTDPVGA; translated from the coding sequence ATGACCACCGTCGAGATCACCCGCTTCCGGGCGCCCGCGGAGCGCACCGATGCCCTGCTGGCCGCACGCCCGGCGATGCTGGGCGACTTCCAGGCCGACCGTGCCGGCTTCCTCGGCGCACGGCTGATCCGACTCGAGGCCGGGGAGTGGCTGGACATCGTCTTCTGGGCCTCGCCCGAAGACTTCGCCGAGTCCCGGCGTCGGGGCGGGAACCGACCCGGCATCCAGGCGTTCTTCGCCCTGATCGACGAGGTGATCAGCTCCGAGGAGGGCACCACGACCGACCCGGTGGGTGCGTGA
- a CDS encoding PSP1 domain-containing protein yields MGMLCAVSFNRYGRLYYLDPGELRPQVGDKVLVPTDDGPEVAECVWAAQWVTEETDGFPRLVGLAGDDDLHRDEALRRRKAEAKVAAKRLIRSHGLPMKVVAVDHVLGSADGGGERTTVYFTAPHRVDFRSLVRDLGATLHCRVELRQLSARDSARVQGGIGSCGRDLCCATFLTDFEPVTIRMAKDQDLPLNPLRISGACGRLMCCLKYEHPLYQRFQETAPAVGSRVSTPEGDGRVVGHSVPRDAVTVRLDADGSRCSCSRASVCAPRQAHDQHYTP; encoded by the coding sequence ATGGGGATGCTCTGTGCGGTCAGCTTCAACCGGTACGGACGCCTCTACTACCTCGACCCCGGTGAGTTGCGTCCGCAGGTGGGCGACAAGGTGCTGGTGCCCACCGACGACGGGCCCGAGGTGGCGGAGTGCGTGTGGGCCGCGCAGTGGGTGACCGAGGAAACCGACGGCTTTCCCCGACTGGTGGGGCTGGCCGGCGACGACGACCTGCACCGGGACGAGGCGCTGCGTCGCCGTAAGGCCGAGGCCAAGGTGGCCGCGAAACGGCTGATCCGCTCGCACGGCCTGCCGATGAAGGTGGTGGCCGTCGACCATGTGCTCGGCTCCGCCGACGGCGGGGGTGAACGCACCACCGTCTACTTCACCGCCCCGCACCGGGTGGACTTCCGCTCGCTGGTCCGTGACCTGGGCGCCACCCTGCACTGCCGGGTCGAGCTGCGCCAGCTCTCCGCACGCGACTCGGCGCGCGTTCAGGGTGGCATCGGCTCCTGCGGTCGGGACCTGTGCTGCGCGACGTTCCTCACCGACTTCGAGCCGGTGACCATCCGGATGGCGAAGGACCAGGACCTTCCACTGAACCCGCTACGCATCTCCGGGGCGTGCGGCCGGTTGATGTGCTGCCTGAAGTACGAACATCCGCTGTACCAACGCTTCCAGGAGACCGCCCCGGCGGTCGGCAGTCGGGTCTCCACGCCCGAGGGCGACGGCCGGGTCGTCGGCCACAGCGTCCCCCGCGACGCGGTGACGGTCCGGCTGGACGCGGACGGCTCCCGCTGCTCCTGCTCCCGCGCCTCCGTCTGCGCCCCCCGCCAAGCCCACGACCAGCATTACACCCCCTAA
- a CDS encoding amino acid deaminase/aldolase: protein MAIESDKLRERLNRATDHLDPPYAVVDLTAFDANSAALADRAAGKPVRLASKSVRARELISRALARPGWQGVMAFTLPEAIWLVRAGVSDDVLVAYPSVDRAALAELAADPTLAAAITLMVDGTGQLDLIDDVRAPGQRAELRLCLDLDASWRPLRGRVHVGVRRSPVHSARAAGALAATIAGRAGFRLVGLMSYEAQIAGLGDAPPGQTLLAGAIRLTQRGSYRELLARRGAAVAAVREHADLEFVNGGGTGSVAATSADPAVTEVTAGSGLYGPTLFDAYRAWRPTPAAFFACAVVRRPTPELATVLGGGWIASGPAADSRLPRPWLPAGLKLVGTEGAGEVQTPLSGAAAATLRVGDRVWFRHAKAGELCERVNELHLVEGDTVVATVPTYRGEGQAFL from the coding sequence GTGGCCATCGAAAGCGACAAACTTCGCGAGCGCCTGAATCGGGCGACCGACCACCTCGACCCGCCGTATGCCGTGGTCGACCTCACCGCCTTCGACGCCAACTCGGCCGCCCTGGCCGATCGCGCCGCCGGCAAGCCGGTCCGGCTGGCGAGCAAGTCGGTCCGCGCCCGGGAGCTGATCAGCCGAGCCCTCGCCCGGCCAGGCTGGCAGGGCGTGATGGCGTTCACTCTGCCCGAAGCGATCTGGCTGGTCCGGGCCGGTGTGAGCGACGACGTGCTGGTCGCCTACCCGAGCGTGGACCGCGCGGCGCTCGCCGAGCTGGCAGCCGACCCGACGCTCGCCGCCGCGATCACCCTGATGGTCGACGGCACCGGGCAACTCGACCTGATCGACGACGTCCGCGCCCCCGGGCAGCGGGCCGAGCTGCGGCTCTGTCTGGATCTGGACGCCTCCTGGCGACCGCTGCGTGGGCGGGTGCACGTCGGCGTCCGCCGGTCACCAGTGCACAGCGCACGGGCGGCCGGAGCGCTCGCCGCCACCATCGCCGGCCGGGCCGGTTTCCGGCTGGTCGGGCTCATGTCGTACGAGGCTCAGATCGCCGGCCTGGGCGACGCGCCACCGGGGCAGACGCTGCTGGCTGGCGCGATCAGGCTGACCCAGCGCGGGTCGTACCGCGAGTTGCTGGCCCGCCGGGGCGCGGCGGTGGCCGCGGTACGCGAGCACGCCGACCTGGAGTTCGTCAACGGCGGCGGCACCGGCAGTGTGGCCGCGACCAGCGCCGACCCCGCGGTCACCGAGGTCACCGCGGGATCGGGCCTGTACGGGCCGACGCTGTTCGACGCGTACCGCGCCTGGCGGCCCACCCCGGCGGCGTTCTTCGCCTGCGCGGTGGTCCGCCGGCCGACGCCGGAGTTGGCGACGGTGCTCGGCGGCGGCTGGATCGCCTCCGGTCCGGCGGCCGACAGCCGACTGCCCCGGCCGTGGCTACCGGCCGGGCTCAAATTGGTCGGCACCGAGGGTGCCGGTGAGGTGCAGACTCCGCTGTCCGGCGCGGCGGCGGCCACCCTGCGCGTCGGCGACCGGGTGTGGTTCCGACACGCCAAGGCTGGCGAGCTGTGTGAACGGGTCAACGAGCTGCACCTGGTCGAAGGAGACACGGTCGTCGCGACCGTCCCCACGTACCGGGGTGAGGGGCAGGCCTTCCTCTGA